A part of Tigriopus californicus strain San Diego chromosome 10, Tcal_SD_v2.1, whole genome shotgun sequence genomic DNA contains:
- the LOC131889694 gene encoding putative helicase MOV-10, with the protein MVLAAETMEQLFQRLSISSVVNTTPVVRLQTHIQSFKINPEDLTYPPQFAPLFKNKFSEGPLQPKDKIFCKSVKTFMAPGLNPSTYKNFLHVLLYAQEYAEEDELHKCARFDVPLTYEEEPESKRILPCLYLDGVEDNRPRINPYDEIQISFDGVTAKMSTVYSVEGNRVFFINHNWFPKGRAVICRRVNFILNRSNFIRGHGCIEEMTTSRIARLFPLKGALTVKVPSQFKLTKTDLLNKNIADNEEQFAAVNGILNATSGIYPYLLFGPPGTGKTVTLVEAISQVFFQNKAAKILVCAPSNTAANLLAVRLSENIPEASIMRGLSRTHKLENLPANLANISLIAPLWQKSIGQFHVVVTTLSSAGWINAPGRKKNQTNYVFSHVFIDEAGQSTETEALFAIARTTNSQSLLVLSGDPYQMGPVVKSEVAKHYRFEISLMERLMKTSSVYKKTGPKNQLDPRFITKLVKNFRSHEDLLEVPSFLFYDNELVACQPIHNFYLKTAFPLIFHGVLGAHSRDPKSTSLFNSQEVNEVLTYIDKLRWIFPDEEIGIISPYRSQVRHIKKRLGETSIMVGSTEEYQGQERRVILISTVRSSLGLETALNNAKQAPSLGFLTSERRFNVAVTRAKELMLIIGDPDLLSKEPNWKLLIDFIILNGGYTGCKYQRATQLLGGTRI; encoded by the exons ATG GTTCTAGCCGCCGAGACCATGGAGCAATTATTTCAGAGGCTGAGCATATCAAGCGTGGTCAATACCACGCCCGTGGTTCGCTTGCAAACCCACATCCAGTCGTTCAAAATCAATCCTGAAGACCTTACCTACCCGCCACAATTTGCCCCGCTTTTTAAGAACAAATTCAGTGAAGGCCCATTACAACCTAAGGATAAGATATTCTGCAAGAGTGTCAAAACTTTCATGGCACCGGGGTTGAACCCTTCAACGTACAAGAATTTTCTTCACGTTTTGTTATATGCTCAAGAGTATGCTGAAGAGGATGAGTTGCACAAATGTGCCAGATTCGACGTTCCTTTGACATATGAAGAAGAGCCCGAATCGAAGCGCATTCTACCTTGTTTGTATCTGGATGGCGTGGAGGACAATCGCCCGAGAATCAACCCCTACGATGAAATTCAGATCAGTTTCGATGGTGTAACTGCCAAAATGAGTACTGTATACTCAGTGGAAGGCAACCGAGTTTTTTTCATAAACCATAACTGGTTTCCGAAGGGTCGAGCCGTGATTTGCCGACGAGtgaatttcatcttgaacCGAAGTAACTTTATTCGTGGCCATGGTTGTATCGAAGAAATGACCACATCAAGGATCGCCCGGCTGTTTCCACTTAAAGGGGCCTTGACGGTCAAAGTTCCATCGCAATTCAAATTGACCAAAACGgaccttttgaacaaaaatattgccGACAACGAAGAGCAATTTGCTGCA GTGAATGGTATTCTAAATGCAACAAGTGGCATTTATCCTTATCTTTTGTTCGGACCTCCTGGAACTGGGAAAACTGTGACCTTGGTAGAGGCCATTTCCCAagtcttttttcaaaacaaagctgCCAAGATCTTGGTTTGCGCTCCGAGCAACACTGCGGCTAATCTCTTGGCGGTTAGATTGTCAGAAAATATCCCTGAAGCCTCGATTATGCGAGGCTTGTCGCGAACTCACAAATTAGAAAACTTGCCAGCAAACTTGGCAAATATTTCCCTCATTGCACCGTTGTGGCAAAAATCGATTGGTCAGTTTCACGTTGTTGTGACCACTTTGTCTTCGGCGGGATGGATTAATGCACCAGGCCGTAAAAAGAATCAGACTAATTACGTGTTTTCTCACGTTTTCATTGATGAGGCAGGTCAATCAACCGAAACTGAGGCCCTTTTCGCCATCGCGAGGACCACGAACTCCCAAAGCTTATTAGTTCTTTCAGGCGATCCCTATCAAATGGGACCGGTGGTTAAGTCCGAAGTTGCCAAGCACTATAGGTTTGAGATATCGCTGATGGAGAGACTGATGAAGACTTCCTCTGTGTATAAGAAAACTGGCCCCAAAAACCAGCTGGATCCCCGGTTCATTACCAAGTTGGTCAAGAACTTTCGATCGCACGAAGACTTATTGGAAGTGCCGTCATTTCTCTTCTACGACAACGAATTGGTGGCCTGTCAGCCAATTCATAATTTCTACCTGAAAACTGCCTTTCCATTAATTTTTCACGGGGTACTCGGCGCCCATTCCCGGGACCCAAAATCGACGTCCCTGTTCAACTCGCAAGAAGTGAATGAGGTCTTGACTTACATTGACAAGCTACGCTGGATTTTCCCGGATGAGGAAATTGGCATTATCTCGCCTTATCGGTCGCAAGTACGGCACATCAAAAAACGCCTAGGGGAGACGAGCATCATGGTGGGCTCAACTGAGGAATACCAAGGTCAAGAGAGGCGTGTCATTCTGATATCGACCGTTCGATCTAGTTTGGGTTTGGAAACGGCCCTTAACAATGCAAAACAAGCCCCAAGCCTTGGGTTTTTGACAAGTGAACGAAGGTTCAACGTGGCTGTGACGAGAGCTAAGGAGTTGATGCTGATTATTGGAGATCCCGATCTGTTATCCAAGGAGCCGAATTGGAAGCTTTTAATTGATTTCATCATTCTCAATG GTGGCTACACTGGATGCAAGTACCAAAGAGCCACACAGTTACTTGGTGGAACACGCATTTAG
- the LOC131889693 gene encoding uncharacterized protein LOC131889693 isoform X2, with translation MESPAIVGVPNVKGLRVRVGDIVSPAHLWISPSTYDLEQSRTILKPLLDAGPRLSNLFATDSDPTHYDTDDDIQAGLVAVRAQTKNNGEVYRGRVIRRYTRRNAILCDAFLIDIGETWTDLDVRTQIRVIRDSRLIQIEPMAESVYLYGLAPTSQDLDYSLPPSQSLVRTLASQWNEVALDLVTKIVRSATDLRLNLISQPRAESSDSLSGDIYFSIQAVSDRRAILASLQRNCPGILAHFFRSDDYYSLRQLLLTLNFCVDLGDSLPKTKKVGSRLPKLPASVPNTRVDPNSEMDAQDSNPIEYDVAPSQQDRSTLEDWITTKNLDVEEDIWDDMNEITPDDDPLFSQDQGEHEVAESSLVASKTSSRGRGDRRKRAALELSKTSNDSEERPGKQASIQKPQIQDLSQAWSQVRKELPRTSRSPAGPRMAGGVDVGKFIQGLKEKMNAKKNKPSQSDDEVSSFYDAQSQFEGESESERFSSCLDKFAIPERTEPDGCKSHDSSVASSKVIPTTPDFPQPTAPISPSQRLVAQDESASSELDLNHSQSSNASSKPSTGLSLLKSRFREKKLFKTSAGPSSPAISNHPPSVEISFDVPLDLDLETRLPDPLVTNPADVSYPWETIVHNPLNARRKSVSPCQNAADIRKWSREFVMCLDQARMATPTGIQKVMWPLVVDLKSVVAIGKKEVTTCGYLIPLIYSLSNNKKDYPAPAEGPSCVILCPSHSVVERVWKTLRWLTQDVLFVRDEILVNVVFENEHKLTALLANGCDVLITTPPSIFKCVEEIKSTNFMRCCHLVFEESDLIFEEFQMEVLAIM, from the exons ATGGAATCTCCAGCCATTGTGGGTGTGCCTAACGTGAAGGGTCTCCGGGTCCGCGTCGGGGATATCGTAAGTCCGGCTCACTTGTGGATCTCACCCTCGACTTACGACTTGGAACAAAGCCGCACGATCCTGAAACCACTCTTGGATGCGGGCCCTCGATTGTCGAATTTGTTTGCAACCGATTCAGACCCTACTCATTACGACACCGACGACGACATTCAAGCTGGCCTCGTGGCTGTTCGTGCTCAG ACGAAAAACAATGGAGAGGTTTATCGTGGGCGAGTGATTCGTCGCTATACCCGCCGAAATGCAATTCTTTGTGATGCTTTCCTCATCGATATCGGAGAAACATGGACGGACTTGGACGTGAGAACGCAAATTCGTGTCATTCGGGATTCCAGGCTGATTCAAATAGAGCCCATGGCCGAATCGGTCTATCTTTACG gATTAGCGCCCACATCTCAGGATTTAGACTACTCGCTCCCTCCGTCTCAATCTTTGGTTCGCACCTTGGCTTCCCAATGGAATGAAGTGGCCTTGGATTTAGTGACCAAGATCGTGAGATCGGCCACGGATCTTCGTCTGAACCTGATCAGTCAACCCCGTGCTGAATCTTCGGATAGCTTGAGTGGGGACATCTATTTTTCGATCCAAGCCGTAAGCGATCGGCGAGCCATTTTGGCATCACTTCAGCGCAATTGTCCAGGCATCTTGGCTCATTTCTTCCGTTCGGACGATTATTACAGTCTCCGCCAACTCCTTTTGACCTTGAACTTTTGTGTTGATCTCGGCGATTCTCTCCCAAAGACCAAG AAAGTTGGAAGTCGGTTGCCAAAACTACCGGCATCCGTACCGAATACTCGGGTGGATCCGAATTCGGAAATGGATGCGCAGGACTCCAATCCCATTGAATACGATGTAGCCCCATCTCAACAAGATCGATCTACTCTCGAAGATTGGATCACTACCAAAAACCTTGACGTGGAAGAGGACATTTGGGATGACATGAATGAGATCACACCAGACGACGATCCACTTTTCTCGCAAGACCAAGGTGAACATGAAGTCGCCGAAAGCAGCCTTGTAGCGTCCAAGACATCTTCACGTGGTCGTGGTGATCGAAGAAAGCGAGCGGCCTTAGAATTGTCGAAAACTTCAA ATGACTCGGAGGAAAGACCTGGGAAGCAGGCGAGTATCCAAAAGCCACAAATCCAGGACCTTTCCCAAGCATGGAGCCAAGTTCGGAAAGAATTGCCAAGGACTTCACGATCCCCCGCAGGT CCCAGAATGGCAGGTGGTGTGGATGTGGGGAAATTCATTCAAGGGCTAAAAGAGAAGATGAACGCCAAAAAGAATAAACCTTCGCAGAGTGACGACGAGGTCTCTTCGTTTTACGACGCTCAGTCTCAATTTGAGGGAGAGTCTGAGAGTGAAAGGTTCAGTTCGTGTCTTGATAAGTTTGCCATTCCTGAGCGAACCGAACCTGATGGGTGCAAGAGCCACGATTCATCTGTGGCCAGTTCCAAAGTGATCCCAACCACTCCGGATTTCCCACAACCAACGGCACCAATCTCCCCAAGTCAGCGCTTGGTAGCGCAGGATGAATCTGCCTCGTCAGAGCTGGATCTCAATCATTCCCAGTCTTCCAATGCATCTTCGAAGCCTTCCACGGGTTTGAGTCTACTCAAAAGTAGATTTCGCGAGAAGAAACTGTTCAAGACCTCAGCCGGTCCTTCGTCCCCTGCCATTTCCAATCATCCCCCATCCGTTGAGATATCGTTTGACGTGCCTTTAGATCTGGATCTGGAGACGCGTCTTCCAGATCCCTTGGTGACTAATCCCGCCGATGTCTCGTACCCTTGGGAAACGATCGTTCACAACCCGTTGAATGCCCGACGGAAATCCGTGTCACCTTGCCAAAATGCCGCGGACATCCGGAAGTGGTCCCGTGAATTCGTCATGTGCTTGGACCAAGCCCGCATGGCCACGCCTACTGGGATTCAAAAAG TGATGTGGCCGCTGGTGGTGGACTTGAAGTCGGTGGTGGCCATCGGCAAGAAAGAGGTGACCACATGCGGGTACTTGATCCCTCTGATTTATAGCTTGagcaataataaaaaagattaCCCCGCTCCGGCTGAAGGGCCTTCATGTGTGATCCTTTGCCCGAGCCATTCCGTGGTCGAGCGCGTGTGGAAGACCCTCAGATGGTTGACCCAGGATGTGCTTTTCGTCCGAGACGAGATTCTCGTCAACGTCGTCTTTGAAAACGAACACAAATTGACGGCACTCTTGGCCAATG GCTGTGATGTACTGATTACCACGCCTCCGAGCATCTTTAAGTGCGTTGAGGAAATCAAGTCGACCAACTTCATGCGTTGTTGTCATCTGGTTTTCGAGGAGTCCGATCTCATCTTTGAGGAGTTCCAGATGGAAGTCCTGGCCATAATGTAG
- the LOC131889693 gene encoding uncharacterized protein LOC131889693 isoform X1, giving the protein MESPAIVGVPNVKGLRVRVGDIVSPAHLWISPSTYDLEQSRTILKPLLDAGPRLSNLFATDSDPTHYDTDDDIQAGLVAVRAQTKNNGEVYRGRVIRRYTRRNAILCDAFLIDIGETWTDLDVRTQIRVIRDSRLIQIEPMAESVYLYGLAPTSQDLDYSLPPSQSLVRTLASQWNEVALDLVTKIVRSATDLRLNLISQPRAESSDSLSGDIYFSIQAVSDRRAILASLQRNCPGILAHFFRSDDYYSLRQLLLTLNFCVDLGDSLPKTKKVGSRLPKLPASVPNTRVDPNSEMDAQDSNPIEYDVAPSQQDRSTLEDWITTKNLDVEEDIWDDMNEITPDDDPLFSQDQGEHEVAESSLVASKTSSRGRGDRRKRAALELSKTSNDSEERPGKQASIQKPQIQDLSQAWSQVRKELPRTSRSPAGFLQPRMAGGVDVGKFIQGLKEKMNAKKNKPSQSDDEVSSFYDAQSQFEGESESERFSSCLDKFAIPERTEPDGCKSHDSSVASSKVIPTTPDFPQPTAPISPSQRLVAQDESASSELDLNHSQSSNASSKPSTGLSLLKSRFREKKLFKTSAGPSSPAISNHPPSVEISFDVPLDLDLETRLPDPLVTNPADVSYPWETIVHNPLNARRKSVSPCQNAADIRKWSREFVMCLDQARMATPTGIQKVMWPLVVDLKSVVAIGKKEVTTCGYLIPLIYSLSNNKKDYPAPAEGPSCVILCPSHSVVERVWKTLRWLTQDVLFVRDEILVNVVFENEHKLTALLANGCDVLITTPPSIFKCVEEIKSTNFMRCCHLVFEESDLIFEEFQMEVLAIM; this is encoded by the exons ATGGAATCTCCAGCCATTGTGGGTGTGCCTAACGTGAAGGGTCTCCGGGTCCGCGTCGGGGATATCGTAAGTCCGGCTCACTTGTGGATCTCACCCTCGACTTACGACTTGGAACAAAGCCGCACGATCCTGAAACCACTCTTGGATGCGGGCCCTCGATTGTCGAATTTGTTTGCAACCGATTCAGACCCTACTCATTACGACACCGACGACGACATTCAAGCTGGCCTCGTGGCTGTTCGTGCTCAG ACGAAAAACAATGGAGAGGTTTATCGTGGGCGAGTGATTCGTCGCTATACCCGCCGAAATGCAATTCTTTGTGATGCTTTCCTCATCGATATCGGAGAAACATGGACGGACTTGGACGTGAGAACGCAAATTCGTGTCATTCGGGATTCCAGGCTGATTCAAATAGAGCCCATGGCCGAATCGGTCTATCTTTACG gATTAGCGCCCACATCTCAGGATTTAGACTACTCGCTCCCTCCGTCTCAATCTTTGGTTCGCACCTTGGCTTCCCAATGGAATGAAGTGGCCTTGGATTTAGTGACCAAGATCGTGAGATCGGCCACGGATCTTCGTCTGAACCTGATCAGTCAACCCCGTGCTGAATCTTCGGATAGCTTGAGTGGGGACATCTATTTTTCGATCCAAGCCGTAAGCGATCGGCGAGCCATTTTGGCATCACTTCAGCGCAATTGTCCAGGCATCTTGGCTCATTTCTTCCGTTCGGACGATTATTACAGTCTCCGCCAACTCCTTTTGACCTTGAACTTTTGTGTTGATCTCGGCGATTCTCTCCCAAAGACCAAG AAAGTTGGAAGTCGGTTGCCAAAACTACCGGCATCCGTACCGAATACTCGGGTGGATCCGAATTCGGAAATGGATGCGCAGGACTCCAATCCCATTGAATACGATGTAGCCCCATCTCAACAAGATCGATCTACTCTCGAAGATTGGATCACTACCAAAAACCTTGACGTGGAAGAGGACATTTGGGATGACATGAATGAGATCACACCAGACGACGATCCACTTTTCTCGCAAGACCAAGGTGAACATGAAGTCGCCGAAAGCAGCCTTGTAGCGTCCAAGACATCTTCACGTGGTCGTGGTGATCGAAGAAAGCGAGCGGCCTTAGAATTGTCGAAAACTTCAA ATGACTCGGAGGAAAGACCTGGGAAGCAGGCGAGTATCCAAAAGCCACAAATCCAGGACCTTTCCCAAGCATGGAGCCAAGTTCGGAAAGAATTGCCAAGGACTTCACGATCCCCCGCAGGT TTCCTACAGCCCAGAATGGCAGGTGGTGTGGATGTGGGGAAATTCATTCAAGGGCTAAAAGAGAAGATGAACGCCAAAAAGAATAAACCTTCGCAGAGTGACGACGAGGTCTCTTCGTTTTACGACGCTCAGTCTCAATTTGAGGGAGAGTCTGAGAGTGAAAGGTTCAGTTCGTGTCTTGATAAGTTTGCCATTCCTGAGCGAACCGAACCTGATGGGTGCAAGAGCCACGATTCATCTGTGGCCAGTTCCAAAGTGATCCCAACCACTCCGGATTTCCCACAACCAACGGCACCAATCTCCCCAAGTCAGCGCTTGGTAGCGCAGGATGAATCTGCCTCGTCAGAGCTGGATCTCAATCATTCCCAGTCTTCCAATGCATCTTCGAAGCCTTCCACGGGTTTGAGTCTACTCAAAAGTAGATTTCGCGAGAAGAAACTGTTCAAGACCTCAGCCGGTCCTTCGTCCCCTGCCATTTCCAATCATCCCCCATCCGTTGAGATATCGTTTGACGTGCCTTTAGATCTGGATCTGGAGACGCGTCTTCCAGATCCCTTGGTGACTAATCCCGCCGATGTCTCGTACCCTTGGGAAACGATCGTTCACAACCCGTTGAATGCCCGACGGAAATCCGTGTCACCTTGCCAAAATGCCGCGGACATCCGGAAGTGGTCCCGTGAATTCGTCATGTGCTTGGACCAAGCCCGCATGGCCACGCCTACTGGGATTCAAAAAG TGATGTGGCCGCTGGTGGTGGACTTGAAGTCGGTGGTGGCCATCGGCAAGAAAGAGGTGACCACATGCGGGTACTTGATCCCTCTGATTTATAGCTTGagcaataataaaaaagattaCCCCGCTCCGGCTGAAGGGCCTTCATGTGTGATCCTTTGCCCGAGCCATTCCGTGGTCGAGCGCGTGTGGAAGACCCTCAGATGGTTGACCCAGGATGTGCTTTTCGTCCGAGACGAGATTCTCGTCAACGTCGTCTTTGAAAACGAACACAAATTGACGGCACTCTTGGCCAATG GCTGTGATGTACTGATTACCACGCCTCCGAGCATCTTTAAGTGCGTTGAGGAAATCAAGTCGACCAACTTCATGCGTTGTTGTCATCTGGTTTTCGAGGAGTCCGATCTCATCTTTGAGGAGTTCCAGATGGAAGTCCTGGCCATAATGTAG
- the LOC131889692 gene encoding putative ATP-dependent RNA helicase TDRD12 has protein sequence MASVGAFLAKFFLDMNLVGPTICVGNPMEAAIYGRITHIASLFQDQEYKLRALVDIVSKYRGKPGQTLLIICQNAVTAAQVKAHLLSRLQLKSWVIDESMKNEHELNEVLETWAQVQMGQANLYPLIVTDLAGSQSSGFANVIIHFDVATSKERLRHRFWYLSDYFGNFYQSQDDPKAKKSHATVHMMLTPSNVNEINTLFQFLKRSNRNRVPKSLSEFYLKVMSNRAKNKVHRSLCQELKALGRCKELWRCPFRHYLLKEVDFDGNPFPRASIIYFEVTQVLSPIRNLVKIKQIQESGAKKRQDFIANPSKLSRKLFLLKRAQLEIIPDIKILLESDTLKHGQLFLMEDEGFFQRIEVLSFRSPNEFSLALQVWLVDDGLIQERIDPLMFKLPDEYSEAHYPRQSHELILANLKPPLKNLEWPLDAINLSEDRLYPPEILHYEDGDEEFDGNAKICRSKVILGLRKMVWVKQIQLLEKFTVNLKWSCVGEMRDLLLKKNLAIQETELTEKLDQLCFKAGIPGPILDCNANNEKQQSTKPKLISEQPLVLRWAFFPTASEVVLITHVNSPDYFHVTLEKFSKQLDQLELDLKKLVDDKKVKAIQGSPELEKVFIHRDNESCARVQVLDNSNEDKVLVLFVDSGLCKLVKVEDLFPIPRNMVEILPFQAIECAFNNILPLNEDWDRSASEYLRQQIFLKETLLPQPFFLIPFLKGESDYTDCNQYLVSMTSTVSHKVLENRLVSKGWAQFEDEMRKLPDFSNFDDAVEEEEEANSDAIDEALFQRRIDPEEFDSDEVDILPPKIMERQKKAKTSGFPELSGPLGPDSWRPLPSLELTPDLPSLAVSQGEFQTKLPALVLWSQDRTDVLVLKVNLQLDGKLHENNVFVQIHPQSVEFSYLEVILGQEPRLDEYVVHKFPQALHLFGVVDPEKSELSFGSTSIMLTLKKTVMCSWKCLATLDGKKVSYSWLKSDLDHFDTDSEDDGSEDEHRMRAQKSETELESAQSIPQEPIKIKTSDEIDQVYGHDLKPAGYSSDEPRRSSSKSMSEESEGDGFEPTNPLPMRKRPLEQNPDVY, from the exons ATGGCCAGTGTGGGTGCATTTCTGGCCAAGTTCTTTTTAGACATGAACCTGGTGGGTCCGACGATATGTGTTGGCAATCCCATGGAAGCGGCCATTTACGGACGGATCACGCACATTGCTTCCTTGTTCCAAGACCAAGAGTATAAACTGAGGGCTCTCGTGGATATCGTGAGCAAATATCGAGGCAAACCCGGTCAAACCCTTCTGATCATTTGTCAGAATGCGGTCACGGCTGCCCAAGTCAAAGCGCATCTCCTCTCTCGGCTACAACTCAAATCTTGGGTCATCGACGAGAGCATGAAAAACGAACACGAGTTAAACGAAGTTTTAGAGACTTGGGCCCAGGTCCAAATGGGTCAAGCGAATTTGTATCCGTTGATTGTCACCGATCTCGCCGGATCACAATCCAGTGGCTTCGCCAATGTCATCATCCATTTCGACGTGGCTACCTCCAAAGAGCGTCTTAGACACAG GTTTTGGTACCTCTCGGattattttggaaatttctACCAGAGCCAAGACGACCCCAAGGCTAAGAAGAGTCATGCAACCGTGCACATGATGCTCACCCCGAGCAACGTGAACGAGATTAATACGCTGTTCCAATTCTTGAAGCGATCCAACCGGAATCGAGTCCCGAAAAGTCTGTCCGAGTTCTACCTCAAGGTCATGTCCAATCGAGCCAAGAACAAGGTGCATCGCTCGCTTTGTCAAGAGCTAAAAGCCTTGGGGCGTTGCAAG GAATTATGGCGATGCCCGTTTCGACATTATTTGTTGaaagaggtcgactttgatggCAATCCGTTCCCGAGGGCATCCATCATTTATTTTGAGGTCACGCAAGTGCTCTCACCAATCCGTAATCTCgtcaaaatcaagcaaatccAAGAATCCGGGGCGAAGAAGCGTCAAGATTTCATTGCG AATCCGAGCAAATTGAGTCGCAAGTTGTTTCTGCTCAAGAGAGCTCAATTGGAAATCATCCCGGATATCAAGATCCTCCTCGAATCTGATACCCTCAAACATGGCCAATTGTTCCTGATGGAAGACGAAGGCTTCTTTCAACGCATTGAAGTCCTCTCTTTCCGCTCTCCCAACGAGTTCTCCTTGGCCTTGCAG GTCTGGTTGGTGGATGATGGCTTGATCCAAGAGAGAATAGATCCGCTCATGTTCAAGCTACCCGACGAGTATTCTGAGGCTCATTATCCTCGTCAATCACACGAgttgatcttggccaatctCAAGCCTCCGTTGAAAAACTTAGAGTGGCCTCTAGATGCCATAAACTTGAGTGAAGATCGATTGTATCCTCCAGAGATCCTACATTACGAGGATGGAGACGAGGAATTCGACGGGAACGCCAAGATTTGTCGTTCCAAAGTGATCCTGGGGCTGCGCAAAATGGTTTGGGTGAAACAGATCCAATTGTTGGAAAAGTTCACGGTCAACCTCAAATGGTCGTGTGTGGGAGAAATGCGGGATTTATTGCTCAAGAAGAACTTGGCCATTCAAGAGACTGAGCTCACGGAAAAGCTCGACCAACTTTGCTTCAAAGCCGGAATACCCGGGCCAATTCTGGACTGCAACGCTAACAACGAGAAACAACAGTCCAC GAAACCCAAGTTGATATCGGAACAACCCTTGGTATTACGTTGGGCCTTCTTTCCCACGGCCTCGGAAGTGGTTTTGATCACTCATGTCAATTCACCTGATTACTTTCATGTCACGCTTGAGAAGTTCTCCAAACAGTTAGACCAGCTTGAATTGGACTTGAAGAAATTGGTCGATGATAAAAAGGTCAAGGCTATTCAAGGATCTCCGGAATTAGAAAAGGTTTTCATTCACCGGGATAACGAGAGTTGTGCTCGAGTCCAAGTCTTGGACAATTCCAACGAAGACAAAGTGTTGGTGCTTTTCGTGGACTCGGGGTTATGTAAATTGGTCAAAGTTGAGGACCTCTTCCCCATTCCGAGAAATATGGTCGAGATTCTGCCTTTTCAAGCCATTGAGTGCgcttttaacaacattttGCCTCTGAACGAGGATTGGGATCGGAGTGCGAGTGAATATCTCCGCCAACAAATCTTCTTGAAAGAAACCCTTTTACCTCAACCTTTCTTTCTGATTCCGTTTCTGAAAGGGGAGTCCGATTACACTG ATTGTAATCAATATCTAGTCTCTATGACCTCGACGGTCAGTCACAAGGTCTTAGAAAACCGACTGGTGAGTAAAGGCTGGGCTCAATTTGAAGATGAGATGAGGAAGCTGCCAGACTTTTCGAATTTCGATGACGCggttgaggaagaagaagaagcaaacTCGGACGCCATCGATGAAGCTCTTTTCCAACGTAGGATCGATCCCGAGGAATTTGATTCTGATGAAGTGGACATCCTCCCGCCCAAAATAATGGAGAGGcagaagaaggccaaaacgAGTGGCTTTCCCGAGCTCTCTGGTCCACTTGGACCGGATAGTTGGCGACCGCTTCCGAGCTTAGAATTGACCCCTGATTTGCCCTCTTTGGCCGTGTCTCAAGGGGAATTTCAGACCAAGTTGCCGGCTCTGGTACTCTGGTCTCAAGATCGAACGGATGTTCTGGTTTTGAAGGTTAATCTTCAACTTGACGGGAAACTTCACGAGAACAACGTGTTCGTTCAGATCCACCCGCAAAGTGTGGAGTTCTCCTATTTGGAGGTGATCTTGGGACAAGAGCCTCGGTTGGACGAGTACGTGGTTCACAAGTTCCCGCAAGCCCTCCATTTATTCGGTGTGGTTGATCCAGAAAAAAGCGAACTCTCGTTTGGATCCACGTCGATCATGTTGACCCTCAAAAAGACGGTCATGTGTTCCTGGAAGTGTTTGGCCACTCTAGACGGAAAGAAGGTGTCGTATTCTTGGCTCAAATCTGACCTCGATCATTTCGATACGGATTCCGAGGACGATGGCAGTGAGGATGAGCATCGGATGAGGGCACAAAAATCcgaaaccgaattggaatcCGCTCAAAGTATCCCCCAAGAACCGATCAAAATCAAGACCTCGGATGAAATCGATCAGGTCTACGGTCATGATCTCAAACCTGCAGGCTATTCCTCGGATGAACCTCGACGCTCTTCATCGAAATCCATGTCCGAGGAAAGTGAAGGAGACGGCTTTGAGCCGACCAATCCATTGCCAATGCGAAAACGCCCCTTGGAACAAAACCCGGATGTGTATTAA